The stretch of DNA tttGCAAGAGTATCTTCTTTATAcccaaaatttttataaaagaaattataacaatataaaagagattaaaatgATACTCttttcgttttaaaatataaaatattttagttttgaataaaatcacgtagattaaaaaataactactTTAACATAGTTCCAccaattataaataagactatataatataaaatattaaattaatttaatatctatttttagaagttgcataaaatttttaaaacatctctatatattatgaaacaaaataatttttctaaaatattctatattataaaatggaAAGAGTATATACGTAATTTGTCAAACTCAGGAAAAATAGATGTATTTTTGtgctaaatatgtaaataatttattagaaaaaaataattaaatttgcaGTCGGAAATTGTAGACCTCcaccaacaacaaaagaatGTTGAAATAAACATCTCACGTCTAATGTGTTGGAAAAATAAGGGTGCAAGTCCCATGACAGTCCATACTTCATTCTTCATCAtcgatgatgtttttgtaaacaaaaaaaaaaccagaattatttattgagatttttGTGGCCGGTGATATCCTGAGATTCTATGTTATTGATTTTCTTATAAAccccaaacaacaaaacattgcTACGGAAACATGTCTCTTTTGTTTGGAAGTAATATGCTGTAATCTATATCAACAAAGCTAGCCCCCTTAGCAAATATCCATATACGTAAACAAGtagagaaaataattttctaacgTGATGTATTAAAATGGGAAAAAATATCGACGAGGATGGGTCAGTgcgaacaaaaacaaagaattaaGAGAGcgacaaaaacaagaaagaaaaaaaataagataaatttgGAGAGAATAGAGATAAAGAGATCATAAGGAATAGAAAACATGTTTGGTGCCTTTTGGGATCACATCAATCTTGACCACAATCTACAATATAGGCAATGGTCGACGCCCAAATTTTAgccaatcatatatattatttatacttGGTATGATATTTACAAGATAAGATAAGAAGATATCATTAATCCAACACAATAAACTTAACTAAACCGTAGTTTGATGgttttaatatgaaattttagaGATACTTTGGTCAAATCAGAAAATGAGTTATACTTTAAAGATATTTAGAGGTTTCCTAGTGACGTTATCTACGTATATCATTTCGGAaattaatccaaaattttactgatatttttttgtcttttcatgcGAGCTAGTGGAGTATATATGCCACTTTAAACTCAGCTTTATGTGAATTCGAACTCACCCACGTCGAAAACGACATGGAAGATTAAAAATATTGGTCAAAATCAACTACTGTCTTTAGATTGACATCTCCATTTTAGCTGACATATATTACTTTTAACTCCATATTTGCTTAAGGAAAAatgactaaaaatataaattcgaCAAAACATGTAACCTAATGCCATGAACAATGTTAAAAGGTCAGCgaatttttcgtttttaaagaaaataaaacaatattaaagaaagacaaaaacaaaaagaatcacATAACAACAGCAAAGCTATGATACGCAACATATATTCTCTATATTAGAGATTGTGTAGATAACGAAAAAAAGTACAATACAAAGTGACTAAATATAACCtttattttaggaatatatGGTCCCAAATAACACAGTAACTCActgttcttctctgtttttcacTTGTTTTATTCCTTGTTTTTAgacttttatataattttccatATCCAaagtggacaaaaaaaaaacacaatatccATTTTGAAGTAAATAAATTCGAATGTTTAGTTTTGGTTACATTAGAAGTAATGATGAATTAACGAAATTGGTAATGGTTATTGGATACGGAGAAGAAAGTGTTCAGAAATCGAAACTCAATTATTGAAACATTTCTTCTCTCAATTAAAcaatagtttttattattattatttgtatgtttttatttgatcaacgacaaatttcattaaataatagattttgtgGTCAGATTTAAAACCCCATACAAACGAGAACAGAACCAAACTTGGACAgtaaagaaaaatctaaaatataatataaagtaaTGAGATCAGATAATAAAAGTACCTGTGAGAGAGGTTTGGCTCTGTGACTCTGAAGAGATGACGAAACCGaagaataagagaagaagacgacgagaaCAGAAACACGAAAGAGCGAAGGCACTTACTGCTTCTTTGGGTGTCTTGTGAAATGAATGTGAatgtgagcttttttttttttggaaggtcgagaaaaaaaaacaaatctctttcTTGCTCTGACCCCTATTGCTTCTCCATTTTATATTGTGTTTACGTTCACATgttattaatttcatatatacatttttatttttattatatatctcATAGATTTCTTTACAATGTACACGTTTCTGCCACGTGTTTCTTCTAAGAaagctttcatctttttttttaatttcattctcaaaaagtaaaagtattttttttcaatcgACCTCGAAGTTTCTTACCCTTTCATAGGACCCGGTCCTTTTCATACAGGATGGTAATTGTAATgcattattattgttttgtttggctctaatttttatttttattgttggtGTAGATTGTAGAAgacaaatttttataaatatcgAAAACGATATATGATGGAAAATGTTTTACGAATATTAGCttctatttttgtattatttaacaTCACcgaagatatgtttttttttctttcttttatcttctaaTTTAGGTGCATTATATTGTTGTGGGTATAATTTGTTTAggataaaaaaaagtcaaaattagGTTTCCCATTTCTAGATCCGTCCAACCAACAAGAAATATGGGTTcagctattattattattaggggaatataaacataaactttaaagaaaatataaggaaagaagaaaatgatgaaggTGTACTCCAATTAGCAGTACCATAAACCTGTTTAAGTAGAAAGATTTGGTAAATGATGACAAAATAGTTAAGAGGATTACAAAAGATTACCAACTAGTCAACTACACCTTTACactattctttgtttttaacgTCAAAAAAGTTGGACTCATAACTTTTTTCCTCGTGAGTGACAGACAACTGGTAAAACAGAAATTTCAAAGGTAAAATAGTGTGTTACTAAACGCCATTCACATCACTTGTTTAACAGGCGACGAAACAAACCGGTGGCAGATGGAGACATTTTCGCCTGTTGGACCTCCGGTTTTTGTAACCACAACAGCTTTTATGGTACATGTTACCACATGTCATTTGACGTCAACCCTCAAAAAAATAAGTCCAAATATTGATTCGTTGTTCAATGTTGTCGTGTCCAATGTTCATTTGATATGTGATTAATATAAACTTTAAGACCATAGTTGAACTCGTTATTACCGGAAGAGGAGATGATCGACATATAAACTACTATTAATTAAGGAGGAGACTTGTCTTACCTCATACATActccatttttaaaacttatctCTACAGCGATGATTACGCCCTCGTTCATAATTTCACATACCTATCACCGaattataaaaactaatatCATAGTTTAACGCAAAACGTAAAGTTACACACTTACACTTATATTGGTATTTTCTTATTGGTAAGAGACCAAGATAGTGGTAACATTTTGAAACGTTTATCAAACTTGTCGATCGCCCAACATAAACTTGCATCTTATGTCAACCACAAAACGTTTGTTTAGCCGAATCTAAGCATCTATTAAATCAGTGTACTACGAGGGAACAATATTAAATTCGGATGCTAATCAGCAATCACTAAATTattggtttgaattttttatatatagtttcattttattttttaaagatacgATTGACAATGACTCACTGGTTAGTTAAACATTGAGTAcgcataattaattatttcatttCTGATAGGTGGCGAACGGCGATTAATCATAATACTCAATCGGTGAGTTTTTATTTGTATAGAGCTTTCATGATAGTCACAATTATGTAAATTAAATCGACGTTATTATTTTGCGTTCTGATGGGTTGTCGTCAGGTTAGAACTTTGATCATCATAAACAAAGTACTAGTATATATGAAGCATCATCTCATCcccacttttttttaataatgggGATTTGAAATTATGCAGTTTGTCTAATCGCTGTCTAGTGTTTATTAGTTTTCACTATGATCCAAATCCAAAtgtatatatgaacaaaacttctttttcatttaatttttaaaaaaaactttctaaaattttgtatatattgaaattgaatgcgaatatattgtttttattggCCGACGCAAATGATGTGTAAGACATAGAGTAATTTCCTCGTACAGTATTaagttttattcatttcaaTAGGATATTTACCATTAGGTGTTTTTAGTTGTGTATATCACTATATCAGTACATAAAACaggagtgttttttttttttttaacatctaacaAACTTTATTAATATGAACTAGAAGTATACATAATTATCAATGAGATTACAATTACAACCAATAGTTtgaatcacaaagaaacaaaaagcaaataCTTAATCATTTTCGTCATTGTCGTCAATCTGATGTGATTATTATGTTTGGGAatcattttcttgttgttgatgaataCCAGTAAAGCATTCGAAACTCATAACTCATACGTAGCGATCCATCCAAACAGGAGTGTTCATATACAATTTTGATTcgagttttcaaattttttttttaaagctttattATGTAAAGCAaaccttattattattttatttgtttcgcAGATATTATCATTtgacatattttacataaattatatcTATACATGTACATTTTTGTTCGATAAATAATTCAATAGATGATaatgttttaaatcaaaaaagTAGTTTTAAGGATAAActataaatatgatttaaaatatcatattggaAATAAATATGGATTATTTGTTATGATTTTCGTTATTATTCCAATTTgaatatcaatcaaaatatgtttttatgatAAATATATCCGGTTaggtttgttttgtgtgtttggttaGAATTAGAATATGGTTTCTTTAGATATTAAGTCATATAACCAAGAGTGTTTCATTAAGGTGTTCATCAAATATAGTATACCACCAACTTTAGATTAATACAGTCTAGAGACGTCGTTATGCATTAAATCGTATCGCCGACCACATTATTTAAAacgttattattaataaataacatgaGTTTAATAAATGCGACGGTCCATTTAGGAACGACGGGTCCATTATTATTTGACATATAACCACACAATTTAATTAGGTCCATTATCATATGTTTGGGCTTCTTTCTTAGCTGTCGCCTGAGTGGGTTTCATTGTCACATTTAAAACTTCGTATCCCAAATTGATAAATTTCCATAAGAAAGAGGACAATTTTGATAAAACTGgagaaatgaaaaagataaaaagaaccgtttgaagataagagaagagaaagaaaaaaaaaatgcaaacgcTTCTCAGTCAGCCATGTAAGTCTCTTCTTCCTATACTCACTGCTTCGTCGTCGATTCGTAGCTCCGGTGGTGATGTGAGAGAATGTATCAATTTTAAAGCATCGGAGAAAGCTTCGCAGTTTCGATTTtgcgaaaccctaatccctttTCGGTTTCGTAGTTTCGCAATTTGTCGAGATTTCGCTGTTCGTGGAGCTTATGGGATTAGATTCTGCTCACGAGACGGTGTTGAAAACGGAGGAATCGTtgctgaggaagaggaggagctTGAGTTATTGAACAAACCGAGTCCTGTATCGAAATCAGAGAATGAGAAGGAGAATGGTAAAGCAGACGATGACGAGATTCTGAAGCCGTTTTTGAAATTCTTCAAAccggaagaaggagaaggagatgagTCGGAAGAAGTAtccgaggaagaggaggagactGGTAGAGTCAGTGTAGAGTATTACGAACCTAAACAAGGTGATTTTGTGGTTGGTGTTGTGGTTTCAGGTAATGAGAATAAGCTTGATGTGAGTATAGGTGCTGATATGTTGGGAACTATGTTGACGAAAGAGATACTTCCTTTGTATGATAAAGAGTTGGATTACTTGTTGTGTGATTTGAAGTATGATGCTGAAGAGTTTTTGGTTAATGGGAAAATGGGGATTGTTaaggatggtgatgatgatggtggtgttGAGATTGCGGAATTTGCTAAGCAAGGTAGACCGGTTGTGGAGATTGGGACTTTTGTTTTCGCTGAGGTTTTAGGGAGGACGTTGAGTGGGAGACCTTTGCTTTCTTCTAGACGTTATTTTCGGAGGATAGCTTGGCATCGTGTGAGGCAGGTTCTTTTCTTGTTCcttgaattttttgtttcattgtatGGATTCAAAgactgtttttttggttttgaagtgttttgtattgttttacaTGTTGAGGTAATATTTATAAGCAGCTAATAGCTAATGAAGAGTGAAATTGTTCTGTGGCAGATTAAGCAACTTAATGAGCCTATTGAAGTTAAGATAACTGAGTGGAATACAGGAGGGCTTCTCACCAGAATTGAGGTATACGAATTCTTGATTTTGGGGTTCACATGTACTTAGATTTCATACCTCAAGTGtatcttttgtgtttgtttaatttcagGGTTTGAGAGCTTTTATTCCGAAGCAGGAACTGGTGAAGAAAGTGAACAGTTTCACCGAGTTGAAGGAAAACGTAAAGCAAGAGTTTCTTTCTTCCACTGtaacagttttgttttctgcTGAATCGCAGTAGGCTTTTTGGTTTCATGGTTCTgcgttttctcagttttttttttcgtgtttcAGGTGGGTCGTAGACTCTTTGTGCAGATTACGCGGTTGAACGAAGACAAAAACGACTTGATACTGAGTGAAAAAGTAGCCTGGGTTAGTTACACTTTTGTCTTGTCTTTATAAGAAAACCCCAACAAGGAGACTAATGATCTATCGCATAATGATGTCTCAGGAGAAGCTGTACCTTAAAGAAGGAACACTCTTAGAAGGAACAGTTGTCAGAATCTTACCATATGGAGCTCAAGTCAAACTCGGGGATAGTAGCAGAAGGTGAGTTCAATCTATTGCTTTCTTAAATTAGTACTTCTTCTTAGTGATTATAGGTTTTGTATTCATTCCGTTTGCCAATACATGTTTCCACAGTGGACTGCTACACATTTCAAACATAACTCGCAGAAGAATTGGATCGGTAAGCGATGTGCTTCAGGTGGACGAAAGCGTGAAGGTTCTGGTTGTGAAATCTCTATTTCCAGACAAGATTTCTCTCAGGTTAAACCTTGAATAGAAACGCAAATTGCATAACTGACTGGTCCTGAGTAACAACTATAACCATCTTCTTCTATTGTCTGTCTTTTATACAGCATTGCAGATCTTGAAAGCGAACCGGGTTTGCTCATCTCAGACAAAGAGGTATAGCTCAAATCTTTTAATCTATGGACCAAAATTGACCTCTTATAACCCGCCAAAAACGCCATTTCATATCCCTACTATAAACGTTATACCGCGATTTTGTCAATGCAGAAAGTGTTTACAGAGGCTGAAGCGATGGCAAAGAAGTATAGAGAAAAGATGCCTTCAGTGGCTACAAGCCCGATTTCTGATCGTCCTCCAATCACAAGCAGTTTCCCTCAGGGCAAGGATGAAGAAATCTATGCTAACTGGGACTGGTTCAAGTTTGAGAGTCAGTAGTGACATTCACAAATCTTGTTAACATGTTGTACAAtgactttttgtatttgaaattttaggACTATGTATTATTATGAGTAAATGTTTCCTCCTGATAAAGCTTGTTCCTTTAGATGTGTAGTAAATCTATGTAAAGATCAAAACACACACCGAAGCTCActgaaataatataaactttaaCAAGAAGTTGTTTCATTGCTATGGCATTGCAAGGTTCAATCAGTTTTAAGAATCTGACCAAAATTTATTGAAGACATATATGATAAACAATGGCTCAGTGACCAATccggtgaagaagatgaaaatttCAGCTGACCTCAATCGATCATTCGTTAAGCTGTTGAAGCTCAGCTTTGAGCTGTTCGATCTTGAGTCCCATGGATCGCTGTAGAgaagctttctctttctctgttacTTTCCCGAGCAAACCTTCAAACATCTCCAAAACCTCAGTCACGGCGGCTCTCGCGCACTCTGCTTCTTCGTTGAAGTAAACCGTCTCCTTCGAATCCATCGCCATTTCGATCTCCTCACGAGCTTCAGCGAACTTGAGATTGATCTCGTCAACTACCTTGTTCACATCTGGCGGTGAGCCGCCGCCGCCGCTGCTAGAGTCGGTGCTGAAACTCCTCTGATTCTCGAGGAAAGACTTGGAGAATGACGCGTTTGGGATACGGAGAATTCGTGAGCtagtatatgatgatgatggttctGAGAGACTTGATTTCGAATAGTGAGACGGTGATGGACCTGAGACATCGCCGAGTGAGTTTATGGTAACCGGAGAAGAAGATATAATGCTTAGATTCTGAGGGATTCGGAGAGGCTTTCTGGTGAAGAAGTTCCGGAGAGTAATTGCTGAGTGAAGACGCATGGTTAGGTTTCTTCTGATATGAATCCGCCGGTTAGGTTTCTCCGAGTTTCTTGTAGGTCGGCGGCGGAGATAAGTTAGGGGcaatttgagatttttgttcAAAACTACTTCAGGTtgatgaagacgaagagatGTTATGGGCCTAATGGGCTTCATAATTAAGCCCACCATGAGATTTAGAAGTCAGAATAAGACAGGTGATGATGGTCAAAGTCAAACTAATCAACCAAACCACATAAGCACCTGAACCATAAACTGTAAAAGGCTCTCAGTTCTCACTGACCACTCCATTCGCGAACCACTCCATTTCCATTGACTTTTTTACGCAAATCAGACTCCTACATAGACCCCTGAGCTCAAAGACAGTATCATCAACCAACAAATACTTGAGCCTTTTATCCAATGGATCCCACTGTTCCACCATCTCGAACAAAGCCCCTAACAGTTTTCAAGATGGGTTTAGCCTCCGCAAGCATCCGTTTGGCTAGCCTTGCTTCTCGTTCGAAGAGGAAACTTTTTCGTTGGACTGCATGTTATGGCTCTGGGTATGAACCTGTTATACATCTCCAAAACGATAGGactgtgatgatgatgatgaacaatggtggtATTTATGAGCCAAACGAAGGTGAACCGAGCATGCTCTTGAGTGGGGATCAGAGACGAGGACCGTTGTGGCAGAAGAACATTCTCATGGGAGGCAAATGCCAGCTTCCAGATTTCTCCGGTGTTATATTGTATGATGCTGATGGACAAGTTGTTCCTCCGGCCAAGAACTCTCTTCCTTTGCTCACCTGGAAGTAAATAAGAAGAAAGGCTAAAACCTacttattatttgtttgtttgcatcTATTTTCTTGGAATATATAATGTATGGTATATTGCTCTatgattttctataattaaaagatttaagGAAATATGAATTGTGTGAAGCTCTTGCTCAAGACATTCATGAATCATAATATAACATATACACCAAATGGCATTAGCTTTTACATCAGAATCACTGTCACCAAAGTGTAGAATAACTTTGGTGTTGCTTTGAACAGTAATACAGGGGTAAGTCATAAAAGATGTCATGACTTTGGTGTTGCCCAGTCATATTTTAGAAGTATGAGCTCCTTTTAAGATGAACCGACTTTTTCAATTCATGTAATATTCAGGCTTCAATACGCCAATGTAAGATAGGTTGCGGTATTGTTCTGCAAAGTCCATGCCATAGCCCACGGCAAATTCATCTGGACACTGCGCATATTCAAAAGATACAACACATGTTCAACACAAAGCCATAGATTATAGAGACTTAAGTGAGGCTAGTTCCTAACACCAACAAATACTTCTGTCTACCATGGTTTACCCATCCGAATGCATATTTGAACggagagaaacaagaaacagcTTACTTGAAAACCAATGTAGAATTTGCCCTTTCCAACCAACTCAAAATGAACCTTTCTTCTAGATGGCTTGTCTAGTAGAGTGCAAACTGAAACAGATGATGCCTTTTTCGCTTTCAAGTGCTCGATCAAGCAGTTGAGTGTATTGCCGGTATCCACAATGTCCTCAACCTTTAAGAAAACACATAAGCTGGTCAACTAAAGAGGCAGTGAAATTTCCAAGATGAACAATACtatcatcaaatcaaaacatcaaaGTAGTCTACTGTCTAAAATGCTATTCACATCACAATTTGCATATCATCTTTAAATGTTAAAAACTCCATAGATAAGACTTTAATTTCagtaaaagactcaaaaactttttaaaatccatatgAATCAGAACACATAACACATACATAATTGTACATGAAGGGGAAGGAGATTACCAAGACTACATGCTTGTCCGTGAGGTCAAGCTTCAAGTCAAATGAAATCCTGGGAGTTCCACTAGAGACAGTACCAGAGCCATAAGACTCAGCTCTAATGAAATCGATAGCGATAGGCAAGTCGATTCGTCTGACGAGATCGGCCAAGAAGAGGCAAGCACCAGTAGCTACACCGACGAAGACAGGCGATTCCGATTCACCGGGGAAATCAGAAGTAATCTCGGATCCAAGCTGACCCACCCGCTCCGCTATTACTTCGGCACTAAAAAGCACCTTCTCTATGTGCTTCTCTAGcgccatcatcttcttcaccaaaagcTTAGGATTTGGGATTTTAGGGTTAACTGTACAAAACGCGGGAGCTTAACCGAATCCGGTACAAAATAATCTGGAAATTGCCAACATAACAAACCGAACCTATTAAACCAAACCCGGTACTAAATTTTGCCAAATTGGCGCTAGAAAcgaaaattgaaaaattcattttaataaaaacacaaaatcgaAATCCCTAGAGAGAGTCACACGAAGAGACGAAGAACAATGGCGAGTACAGTCTTCATCGCTCTACAATGTTTCGAGTGTTCAACGATGCAGGTTCAAACTCTCtcgtctctttcttcttctctatctctgTTAATTTTGCGTATATTGGTTAGTtactttttagggattttggtttttgggggATTCGTAggtgaagcagaagaagaagagtagcAACAAGTGGGTTTGTGTGATTTGTAATCAGAAACAATCAGTGAAAAAAGTGTTTGCTCAGGGTTTTAAGGCTAAGGATCTTCGTTTCTTCGTCCAATCGTTTAATATGTCTCGCAAAGTTAGCGATGAGGAGGCACTTGGTATTGTAGATTCTGAGGTTGATGTTAAAGTAGAGGTTGATGATGAGGAGGTTTTAGATGTTCGTGAGAAGAAGCGATCTGATTGGAGTGAGTATCTCGATTGTGATTCGTCAAATGGTTGCTCAAGATTaactggagaagaagaagaagacggtgaGTCTAAAACGATGgaatcagtttttttaattggatatattttgtatatagtGAAATTGATTTAGAGATTTTGTTGTAGATGTGAAGATTGTGACTGAGATGCCCAAAGACATGTTCAAAAGGCCAAAGCTGAACAAATACTCTAGTCCTGGTGGTTCATCATCAGTGACAGGAGgtgggaagaagagagatggtTATGGCCTTTTCAAGCCTCCCTTACCTAGACGTAGCGTCAAAAAGCCAGATTTTTGTTCAGGTAAGAGGGATTCAGGTAAAGCCGCTACGAATGTTGTGTAGTGTGTGTATTCGGACACTGTTCTGGTAGAAAGCatgaatggtttttttttattaactaagaGATGCTCTCAATAAGTATACCTTTGAATGTGTTGTAGATGGGGTTATGATGAGGAAGGAGGACAAAGAACAGAGAAAGCTAGAGTCAGAATCAGAAAGAGTTATTAAGCCAGCTTCAAAATGGGACGCCTACTTGATCGATGGCGAAGGTGAACACCAGGCACCTAGCTTTAGTTTGAGTAAAGCCACTACGAATGTTGTGAAATGTGTGATATTTTCAGTTAGTGTACCTTTTGAATGTGTTGCAGATGCAGTAAGGATGAGGAAGGAGGACATAGAACAGGAAAATCTAGAGTCAGAGAGAGTTACTAAGCCGGTTTCAAAATGGGACGCCTACTTGATCGATGACGAAGGAGAACACCAGGCACCACCACGATTTGGTGGAAAGAAGGGATTGAAGGATGATGATGTAGAAGAATGGGACAAAGCAGTAATGGAGATGAGTACGGAATGCCAGATAGTAGACGAGGAGGTACATCCAGATTTCATGTGATCAGAGGTATTAATTACTATGTTTTTAACCAGGCTGCAGATTATTAGATGATGCAATATGTAAAGAGATTCTGAAAGATGCAAAAGAGTTTAACTCATTAAAGTAGACTccaaacaaaactagaaaaagGTACTGTCTTAATGCTAAGAGTAAagaactcaaaacaaacctatcAAAGAGAAGTtgcaaaggagagaaagaaaaaaaaaactagttaagGAGTTCCTAAAAGGTTTTAAAGCAACTGTCTAAAAAAGCCAAATGAATATTGTCTTGAGTAAACAGTGAGTTCACTCGGTTGAGGAGAGAGCAAACTGGTCATCCACTGATGACCCAGCTGGTGGTGGATTTGCAGAGAGCCTGAGAACAGCCAGAGCCTCGGAGACTTTGGCCTTAAGAGCTTCAGGTGACTCAAGAAGGTGCAAGATCTCTGCTTGATCCATCTCCAGCAACATACCAGTAACTTTAGCTGCATGAACTGGCTCATGCTGCTCCACAAGTGGGTAAAGATTCTCCCCAAGCATCTGTCAACAATTCACATTGCAATAATATAAGTTAAAAAATCTATTTCTAATGCAATGGCCAGAatgagataaagagaaagatataTAGGGGACAAACCTGTGGGTGATCGTCGGGGCTAGCCGAAGCCAATTCAGATGTCAGCTTAGAGATGGGGATGATAGATGGCTTGTGCGGGTGTTGAGGAGCATTGTGAGAGATTGCAGATGCATTCAATGGCAAAGGGATTATGCCTTGAGGAGCAGATGCTTCCATCCCGTTCCTCCTGTTGACAGCGCCTCCCATGTATCTCATTCCCGGGCTTGGGGTTTGCTGCAGCATCTAACATttcaaagataaataaataacaaaacccAACCAAATTCAAGTTCGTATGATtgtttttaagataaaaaaCGAGCTACAATTCATATAAGAACTTATGATAAAACTTTACTTGTTGTTGCTGGAAGTGCTGCTGCATGTTACCAGGAGGACCACGCCTGAACCCAGCATGGGGACCAGGCTGAGTTTGCCTTTGAAAAGGGAAAGGCATCATGAAGTTGGCCTGGCCTGCACCTGGACGCACCCCAGCCATGAACTGAAGGTTGTACCCATACCCCATAGGCTGTGACGGCACCAGACCTTGACCGTTCTGTCCTATGAACACTGGATGGTGTGGTCCCGACATTGGCCCTCCTGGAGGGTGATGATGGAAACCAGGCATTGGTGATGGAATTGGCGACATGGTCCCAGGTGATCTGATGTGAGTAAACAGACTctgaaacaagagaagaaggtATATAAAGAGTTTGAAAATCAGTGTCATCACAAGGGTGCAATCTACAATCTATAGATCATAGAGAGAGGGCTAATTAAGAACCTGAAGGTGCGCACGTCTCTCTTCCTTGCGCTGAGCCAATGCAATGTAAAGAGGTTTCCTTCCAATCATCTTCCCATTCATTTC from Camelina sativa cultivar DH55 chromosome 9, Cs, whole genome shotgun sequence encodes:
- the LOC104712742 gene encoding UPF0544 protein C5orf45 homolog isoform X2 — its product is MASTVFIALQCFECSTMQVKQKKKSSNKWVCVICNQKQSVKKVFAQGFKAKDLRFFVQSFNMSRKVSDEEALGIVDSEVDVKVEVDDEEVLDVREKKRSDWSEYLDCDSSNGCSRLTGEEEEDDVKIVTEMPKDMFKRPKLNKYSSPGGSSSVTGGGKKRDGYGLFKPPLPRRSVKKPDFCSDGVMMRKEDKEQRKLESESERVIKPASKWDAYLIDGEDAVRMRKEDIEQENLESERVTKPVSKWDAYLIDDEGEHQAPPRFGGKKGLKDDDVEEWDKAVMEMSTECQIVDEEVHPDFM
- the LOC104712742 gene encoding uncharacterized protein LOC104712742 isoform X1 — encoded protein: MASTVFIALQCFECSTMQVKQKKKSSNKWVCVICNQKQSVKKVFAQGFKAKDLRFFVQSFNMSRKVSDEEALGIVDSEVDVKVEVDDEEVLDVREKKRSDWSEYLDCDSSNGCSRLTGEEEEDDVKIVTEMPKDMFKRPKLNKYSSPGGSSSVTGGGKKRDGYGLFKPPLPRRSVKKPDFCSDGVMMRKEDKEQRKLESESERVIKPASKWDAYLIDGEGEHQAPSFSLSKATTNVVKCVIFSVSVPFECVADAVRMRKEDIEQENLESERVTKPVSKWDAYLIDDEGEHQAPPRFGGKKGLKDDDVEEWDKAVMEMSTECQIVDEEVHPDFM